A genomic segment from Luteolibacter ambystomatis encodes:
- a CDS encoding DUF4159 domain-containing protein — protein sequence MKTILLLLTLALPLSLFAKEGAVECGNLIYAGTKTSKCFSDEFLTTVQQKTSIATERRFKPVKLAGEELFKFPFVIMTGEGDFILTAQERDNLKKYLENGGFLLASASCSNEAWRGAFEREVKRLFGNDSLKDIPLDHDIYKTVFTIKDLKLSHSTGESKLRGVTLKNKIVLVYSPDGLNDTSHTEGCCCCGGNEILNSMEINANILAYALLH from the coding sequence ATGAAAACGATCCTCCTTCTTCTCACCCTCGCGCTTCCGCTTTCCTTGTTCGCCAAGGAAGGCGCGGTGGAATGCGGCAATCTGATCTACGCGGGCACCAAGACCTCGAAGTGCTTCAGCGACGAGTTCCTCACCACCGTCCAACAGAAAACCTCCATCGCCACCGAACGCCGCTTCAAGCCGGTGAAACTGGCGGGCGAGGAGTTGTTCAAGTTCCCCTTCGTCATCATGACCGGCGAGGGCGACTTCATCCTCACCGCACAGGAACGCGACAACCTCAAGAAGTATCTGGAGAACGGCGGCTTCCTGCTGGCCTCCGCCTCCTGCTCGAACGAGGCATGGCGAGGCGCCTTCGAGCGCGAGGTGAAGCGGCTCTTCGGCAACGATTCGCTCAAGGACATCCCGCTGGACCACGACATCTACAAGACGGTCTTCACGATCAAGGATCTCAAGCTCTCCCACTCCACCGGGGAGTCGAAGCTGCGGGGCGTGACATTGAAGAACAAGATCGTGCTCGTGTATTCGCCGGACGGCCTCAACGACACCTCCCATACCGAAGGCTGCTGTTGCTGCGGCGGCAACGAGATTCTGAACTCGATGGAGATCAACGCGAACATCCTGGCCTACGCCCTCCTTCACTGA
- the rsmB gene encoding 16S rRNA (cytosine(967)-C(5))-methyltransferase RsmB translates to MPARNFHVRQAAVSALRAWAKGHDYAETLVERHAHRRQLSSQDRGLLQAILLGVLRNRRLLDHWIGKLRNGKLDPDTRDILRVGLCQLYILGLPDHAAVHETVEVGKANVRGLINAVLRRATTSRKRLMDDVAELAPAIALSHPDWLYNRWKAAFGKADTLVLMDWNNQPAETFARVNPLRPGEEEIPGTPVEGADGFYKLEGPLPGALLASGRIYIQDPATRHAVELLDPKPGERILDACAAPGGKSFLMAAAMGSAATLVCTDSNEKRLPRLRENLERLGCEPAEVAVHDWTQPAPAEWHGAFDAILLDVPCSNTGVVRRRVDVRWRLQQDHIDALLRVQRRILENALPCLKPGGRIVYSTCSIEKDENENQVSAFLADHPGVKLKETRQAFPFRNGTDGAFAARLETSS, encoded by the coding sequence ATGCCCGCCAGGAATTTCCACGTCCGCCAAGCCGCCGTCTCCGCCCTCCGAGCGTGGGCGAAAGGCCATGACTATGCTGAGACGTTGGTCGAGCGCCACGCCCACCGCCGCCAGCTTTCCTCGCAGGACCGCGGCTTGCTCCAGGCGATCCTGCTCGGCGTCCTGCGCAACCGCCGCCTGCTCGACCACTGGATCGGCAAGCTGCGCAACGGCAAGCTCGATCCCGATACCCGCGACATCCTGCGCGTAGGCCTGTGCCAGCTCTACATCCTCGGCCTGCCCGACCACGCCGCCGTTCACGAGACGGTGGAGGTGGGCAAGGCGAATGTCCGCGGCCTGATCAATGCGGTGCTGCGCCGCGCGACCACCTCCCGCAAGCGCCTGATGGATGATGTGGCGGAACTCGCTCCCGCCATCGCCCTTTCCCATCCCGATTGGCTCTACAACCGCTGGAAGGCCGCCTTCGGCAAGGCTGACACGCTGGTCCTGATGGATTGGAACAACCAGCCTGCCGAAACCTTTGCCCGCGTGAATCCACTCCGCCCCGGCGAGGAAGAAATCCCCGGCACTCCGGTGGAGGGAGCCGACGGCTTCTACAAGCTGGAAGGGCCTCTGCCCGGCGCGTTGCTCGCGTCCGGCCGGATCTACATTCAGGACCCGGCGACCCGCCACGCGGTCGAGCTGCTCGACCCGAAGCCCGGCGAGCGCATCCTCGATGCCTGCGCCGCCCCCGGCGGCAAGTCCTTCCTCATGGCTGCAGCCATGGGTTCGGCCGCCACGCTCGTCTGCACCGACTCCAACGAAAAGCGCCTGCCGCGCCTGCGCGAGAATCTCGAACGGCTCGGTTGCGAACCGGCGGAGGTTGCGGTCCACGACTGGACGCAACCAGCTCCAGCGGAATGGCACGGTGCCTTCGATGCCATCCTGCTCGACGTTCCCTGCTCCAACACCGGCGTGGTCCGCCGCCGCGTGGACGTCCGCTGGCGTCTCCAGCAGGATCACATCGACGCCCTGCTGCGCGTCCAGCGCCGCATCCTTGAGAATGCCCTGCCCTGCCTGAAGCCAGGCGGCCGCATCGTCTATTCCACCTGCTCAATCGAGAAGGACGAGAACGAGAATCAGGTTTCCGCATTCCTCGCCGATCATCCCGGCGTGAAGCTCAAGGAAACCCGCCAGGCGTTCCCATTCCGCAATGGAACCGACGGCGCCTTCGCCGCGCGGCTTGAAACTTCCTCCTGA
- a CDS encoding HEAT repeat domain-containing protein, translated as MRLKSVILLLLASVWTVSGQEPALPQAAPPAAASAPSPEEAFKAQLAAYTKGDRTTERLAELLPQLADPARRNAVRTAIDDPFPASALAGSLRHASLAVRLGALDLLEEKAGGDFGFNPWAEPASPENEAPLARWGQWSASTAGKPEEAKGDGKSRALLSDDQRRGYLRDLLGQDNDKATRARHMLEADGYESVGFLEEFLKATPALPPGGRAQVRQAQYQIVLAPRFGPGTSEIARNLAFGSRDQVLAAIATVKEAGPLALPILRDFISHDDPLVRETAIDSILAAGGPDAVPLVAPVLEKEPDVNVIHGALRRLKDIPGAPSAKLAASYLHHPDEDLLVSAIQACLKLAGGDSSRSMFGSERGKPSSNDGETEIIATLSDPRWRVRVAALEYIGMRHVSKASDAVVKLLDDPDTFVRFAAIKASAALGAKSAAPKLKTALMADESMVGPVLEGYAALKMKPDREMIDHLAKASPEARIAAIRAAETDKDLTPIVLRFAADSDTDVACAALRFLGSDDDRVKQNEISSALVQALRSGQPERRIAVLGRLKLPEAKINDPAVSRLLGIALESQATKTSLDPLYDGFLKPLGTVTESDLPGVPAANIPAAQAALITELSKIAAEDAAAESTFSAALALARAGHPEGYRALLRLLPGLNTARKAAIAGNISSPSHRDALPLLATLLRDPIEEIRSAAAYAAFSNENAPAFTKLVLDELSRPETPLRPYEVYSYHFESVARSQSCGPPLRVWAGQMLDNRDSSSAAKILACIAMREAPGGAVPQKLVDLARGSSDPWVRRAASQTVGWSKPSAWKTLVTQLAADASPFVREVVPAVVNRNHITWLHHFDDVHETRDNRWSYSSSERPPSPDSETVAALERLSAASEVSASVRFNALFALMVSGKPIDVEAMVQLLRQQPEHANVDRNLADWFEKTASQVGPGLRPLFSVIDTDTIDVEKMAILRKRLNPKGTSEKFPTSFADLSSGAPATTETQQVAPAATEPAAKVERKSLPVVFFFKPGCQECAKTREMLKGAQKDFATLVVEEHNILEADAVVLNQALCERFRVPSLKHNIAPSVFTQSGYLITTDIELSNLLGLIAKTANTPQDDAWKVIAQPQIEEAKQQVTQRYQALTVPVVIGAGLLDGVNPCAFATIIFFLSYLQIARRTPREMLLTGAAFILGVFLAYLAAGLLLYRVLATLHERFSGIQTWLNVIFAALALLAAVLSFRDAMRARGGRLDEMTLQLPGFLKDRIRGVIRTGARARRFVIAAFVAGVVVSFLELACTGQVYAPIVYQIQQGQLDAVAMLVLYNLAFIVPLVVIFLLAYGGLRSDALIAFQKKHTFTVKLALAVLFLLLAAFILFGDRLLSH; from the coding sequence GTGCGCTTGAAATCCGTCATCCTCCTGCTGCTGGCCTCCGTCTGGACCGTGTCCGGACAGGAGCCCGCGCTACCGCAGGCGGCACCACCCGCAGCGGCTTCCGCGCCCTCGCCGGAAGAGGCATTCAAGGCCCAGCTCGCTGCCTACACCAAGGGCGACCGCACGACGGAGCGATTGGCGGAACTGCTGCCCCAACTCGCTGATCCAGCGCGGCGCAATGCCGTGCGCACGGCCATCGATGATCCGTTTCCGGCCTCAGCGCTCGCCGGGTCGTTGCGGCATGCCTCGCTCGCCGTACGCCTCGGTGCGCTCGATCTGTTGGAGGAAAAAGCCGGCGGTGATTTCGGTTTCAATCCGTGGGCGGAGCCTGCCTCGCCGGAAAACGAAGCCCCCCTCGCCCGCTGGGGCCAATGGAGCGCATCCACTGCCGGGAAGCCCGAAGAGGCCAAAGGCGACGGCAAAAGCAGGGCCCTGCTCTCGGACGACCAGCGCCGCGGCTATCTCCGCGACCTGTTGGGGCAGGACAATGACAAGGCCACCCGCGCGCGCCACATGCTGGAGGCGGACGGTTATGAATCGGTGGGGTTCCTTGAGGAATTCCTCAAGGCCACTCCGGCGCTGCCGCCGGGAGGCCGCGCTCAAGTACGACAAGCGCAGTATCAAATCGTGCTTGCGCCGCGCTTCGGCCCCGGCACTTCCGAGATCGCGCGGAACCTTGCCTTCGGTTCACGCGACCAGGTGCTCGCCGCCATTGCCACGGTGAAAGAAGCGGGACCGCTGGCCCTGCCCATCCTGCGGGATTTCATCAGCCATGATGATCCGCTGGTCCGCGAAACCGCCATCGACTCGATTCTCGCCGCCGGAGGTCCGGATGCCGTGCCGCTGGTGGCACCGGTCTTGGAAAAAGAACCGGATGTGAACGTCATCCACGGTGCCCTGCGGCGGCTGAAGGACATTCCCGGAGCACCCTCCGCAAAGCTCGCCGCATCCTACCTCCACCATCCGGATGAGGATCTGCTGGTCTCCGCCATCCAGGCCTGCCTGAAGCTCGCGGGCGGTGACTCGTCCCGCTCCATGTTTGGCTCGGAGCGGGGGAAACCATCGTCGAACGACGGTGAGACGGAAATCATCGCGACCCTCTCGGACCCACGCTGGCGGGTCCGCGTCGCCGCGCTGGAATACATCGGCATGCGCCACGTCAGCAAGGCGTCCGACGCCGTGGTGAAACTGCTGGACGATCCGGACACCTTCGTCCGCTTCGCCGCGATCAAAGCCTCCGCCGCGCTGGGAGCCAAATCCGCAGCCCCCAAACTCAAGACCGCTCTCATGGCGGACGAGTCCATGGTCGGACCAGTCCTGGAAGGCTATGCCGCGCTGAAAATGAAGCCGGATCGCGAGATGATCGACCATCTTGCCAAGGCCTCGCCGGAAGCCCGTATCGCGGCCATCCGGGCCGCAGAAACCGACAAGGACCTCACCCCGATCGTCCTGCGCTTTGCCGCCGATTCCGATACTGATGTAGCATGCGCGGCTCTGCGTTTCCTCGGCTCCGATGATGACCGCGTGAAGCAGAATGAGATTTCTTCCGCACTGGTGCAGGCGCTCCGCTCCGGCCAGCCCGAAAGACGCATTGCCGTCCTGGGCCGGCTGAAACTGCCGGAGGCGAAAATCAACGATCCTGCCGTAAGCCGCCTGCTCGGGATCGCCTTGGAAAGCCAAGCCACAAAGACCTCCCTCGACCCTCTCTACGACGGCTTCCTGAAGCCGCTCGGCACCGTCACCGAATCGGATCTTCCCGGCGTGCCTGCGGCCAACATTCCCGCCGCACAAGCCGCCCTCATCACCGAGCTGTCAAAAATCGCAGCCGAGGATGCTGCCGCCGAATCCACTTTTTCCGCCGCTCTCGCGCTGGCCCGCGCGGGCCATCCGGAAGGCTATCGCGCTCTCCTGCGCCTGCTCCCCGGTCTCAACACCGCCCGCAAGGCCGCCATCGCCGGCAATATCAGTTCGCCCTCGCATCGGGATGCCCTGCCGTTGCTCGCCACCCTGCTGCGTGATCCGATCGAGGAGATCCGCTCCGCGGCCGCATACGCCGCGTTTTCGAACGAGAACGCCCCGGCTTTCACCAAGCTGGTGCTCGATGAACTTTCGCGACCGGAAACGCCGCTGCGGCCCTATGAGGTCTACAGCTATCACTTCGAGTCGGTGGCCCGCAGCCAATCATGCGGTCCGCCGCTGCGCGTTTGGGCCGGGCAGATGCTGGATAACCGCGACTCATCCTCCGCCGCCAAAATTCTCGCCTGCATCGCCATGCGCGAAGCTCCGGGAGGAGCGGTGCCGCAAAAACTCGTCGATCTGGCGCGCGGCTCGTCCGATCCCTGGGTGCGGCGCGCAGCTTCTCAAACCGTCGGATGGAGCAAACCATCCGCCTGGAAAACCCTGGTGACCCAACTCGCTGCGGATGCTTCGCCCTTTGTCCGCGAAGTCGTGCCTGCCGTGGTCAATCGCAACCACATCACCTGGCTCCATCATTTTGACGATGTCCATGAAACCCGGGACAACCGCTGGTCCTACAGCAGTTCGGAGCGCCCGCCTTCTCCGGATTCGGAAACCGTGGCCGCGCTGGAACGGCTGTCAGCCGCATCGGAAGTTTCCGCCTCGGTTCGTTTCAATGCCCTCTTCGCCCTGATGGTGTCCGGGAAGCCCATCGATGTGGAGGCGATGGTGCAGTTGCTCCGCCAACAGCCCGAGCATGCGAACGTGGACCGCAATCTCGCCGATTGGTTCGAGAAAACCGCCAGCCAGGTCGGCCCAGGTCTGCGACCGCTGTTCTCCGTTATCGATACCGACACGATCGACGTGGAAAAGATGGCCATCCTCCGCAAACGCCTGAATCCGAAGGGAACGAGCGAAAAGTTTCCAACCAGTTTCGCCGACCTCTCCTCCGGAGCTCCGGCCACAACCGAAACCCAGCAGGTCGCCCCCGCCGCCACCGAGCCCGCGGCCAAGGTGGAACGCAAGTCACTGCCCGTCGTCTTTTTCTTCAAGCCCGGCTGTCAGGAATGCGCCAAGACCCGCGAGATGCTCAAGGGCGCGCAGAAAGACTTCGCCACCCTCGTCGTTGAAGAACACAACATCCTCGAAGCCGATGCCGTCGTCCTGAACCAAGCCCTTTGCGAGCGCTTCCGCGTCCCCTCTCTGAAGCACAACATCGCCCCCTCCGTCTTCACCCAGTCGGGCTATCTCATCACCACCGACATCGAGTTGTCCAATCTCCTGGGGCTGATCGCCAAGACCGCCAATACCCCGCAGGACGATGCGTGGAAAGTCATCGCGCAGCCTCAGATCGAGGAAGCGAAGCAACAGGTCACCCAACGCTATCAGGCACTGACCGTGCCGGTGGTGATCGGAGCGGGGTTGTTGGACGGCGTGAATCCCTGCGCCTTCGCGACCATCATCTTCTTCCTCTCGTATCTCCAGATCGCCCGCCGCACCCCGCGGGAAATGCTGCTCACCGGCGCGGCCTTCATCCTCGGCGTGTTCCTCGCCTATCTCGCCGCCGGGCTGCTGCTCTATCGCGTGCTGGCCACGCTCCATGAGCGGTTCTCCGGTATTCAGACGTGGCTCAATGTGATCTTCGCCGCGCTGGCACTGCTGGCCGCCGTGCTCTCTTTCCGGGATGCGATGCGTGCCCGTGGCGGACGACTCGATGAAATGACCCTCCAGCTTCCCGGCTTCCTGAAGGATCGCATCCGCGGCGTCATCCGCACCGGTGCCCGCGCGCGGCGTTTCGTCATCGCGGCTTTCGTCGCAGGCGTCGTCGTGTCCTTCCTGGAACTCGCCTGCACCGGTCAGGTATACGCCCCCATCGTCTATCAGATCCAGCAGGGCCAGCTCGATGCGGTGGCCATGCTGGTGCTTTACAATCTCGCCTTCATCGTCCCGCTGGTCGTTATTTTCCTTCTCGCCTATGGCGGTCTGCGCAGCGACGCCCTGATCGCGTTCCAGAAAAAGCACACTTTTACCGTCAAGCTGGCCCTCGCCGTCCTGTTCCTGCTGCTGGCCGCCTTCATCCTGTTCGGGGACCGCCTGCTGTCGCATTGA
- a CDS encoding UDP-glucose dehydrogenase family protein has protein sequence MNLTIIGTGYVGLTTGTCFAEVGHHVTCVDNNPEKIETLLAGRIPIYEPGLEELVKKNVAAGRLKFTTSTADGVKSGDVVFIAVPTPPQPDGSVDLSFIEKVAREIAECLTPEIGYRVIVDKSTVPVKTGEKVAETVRRYAPQGVEFGVVSNPEFLREGCAVDDLLHPDRIVIGSNDDRALALMHKVYEPFVAPVLVTDINSAELIKHAANSFLALKISYINAVSAICEASGADVEKVAEGIGTDKRIGRQFLNAGLGYGGSCFPKDVKAFIAISESLGTPFGLLKEVERINGDQLERFLAKIREKLWVLREKKIALWGLAFKQNTDDVRESVAIRVAKKMIAEGATLIAWDPEAIETSKRFSGITEGIEYAPDMLSALDGADALVIATEWSHFANVDLTEIKKRLRTPLVFDGRNLLDPAAAAATGLEYHSVGRPAAGRH, from the coding sequence ATGAATCTCACCATCATCGGCACCGGCTACGTCGGGCTCACCACCGGTACCTGCTTCGCGGAAGTGGGCCATCATGTGACCTGCGTCGACAACAACCCGGAAAAGATCGAAACCCTGCTCGCCGGACGCATCCCGATCTATGAGCCGGGCCTTGAGGAGTTGGTCAAAAAGAACGTCGCCGCCGGCCGGCTCAAGTTCACCACCTCCACCGCCGATGGCGTGAAGAGCGGTGACGTGGTCTTCATCGCCGTGCCCACCCCTCCCCAGCCGGATGGCTCGGTGGACCTTTCCTTCATTGAAAAAGTCGCCCGTGAGATCGCGGAGTGCCTGACTCCGGAAATCGGCTACCGCGTGATCGTGGACAAGTCCACCGTCCCGGTGAAGACCGGTGAAAAAGTCGCGGAAACCGTCCGCCGCTACGCGCCTCAGGGTGTGGAGTTCGGTGTCGTTTCCAATCCGGAGTTCCTCCGCGAGGGCTGCGCCGTGGACGACCTGCTCCACCCGGACCGCATCGTCATCGGCTCGAACGATGACCGTGCGCTGGCGCTGATGCACAAGGTCTACGAGCCGTTCGTGGCTCCGGTGCTCGTCACCGACATCAATTCCGCAGAACTCATCAAGCATGCTGCGAACTCGTTCCTGGCGCTCAAGATTTCCTACATCAACGCCGTCTCCGCGATCTGCGAAGCCTCCGGCGCGGATGTCGAGAAGGTCGCCGAGGGCATCGGCACCGACAAGCGCATCGGCCGCCAGTTCCTCAATGCCGGCCTCGGCTACGGCGGCTCCTGCTTCCCGAAGGATGTGAAAGCCTTCATCGCCATTTCCGAATCCCTCGGCACGCCCTTCGGCCTGCTCAAGGAGGTCGAGCGCATCAACGGCGACCAGCTCGAGCGCTTCCTCGCCAAGATCCGCGAGAAACTGTGGGTGCTGCGTGAGAAGAAAATCGCCTTGTGGGGTCTCGCCTTCAAACAGAACACCGACGATGTTCGCGAATCCGTGGCCATCCGCGTCGCCAAGAAGATGATCGCGGAAGGAGCCACGCTCATCGCGTGGGACCCGGAAGCCATCGAAACCTCGAAGCGCTTCAGCGGCATCACCGAAGGCATCGAATACGCCCCGGACATGCTTTCCGCACTCGATGGGGCGGATGCACTGGTGATTGCCACGGAATGGAGTCACTTCGCCAATGTGGATCTCACCGAGATCAAGAAGCGCCTGCGCACCCCGCTGGTCTTCGACGGACGCAATCTCCTCGATCCGGCGGCCGCCGCCGCAACCGGACTGGAGTACCACTCCGTCGGTCGTCCCGCCGCGGGCAGGCACTGA
- a CDS encoding NUDIX domain-containing protein, translating to MVRFRPNVAALMVRPDLGQLLICERSTLPGAWQFPQGGVDAGESLEDALFREVREEIGLLPRHYEVVRMLDGYRYLYPAEARGKKLKKHGFHGQAQTYFLCHVRPEAPEVNVDQRPREFSSYRWIAPDEFELEWLPAFKRDVYRRVMRDFFGVLL from the coding sequence ATGGTGCGTTTTCGTCCGAACGTGGCGGCCCTGATGGTCCGCCCGGACCTGGGTCAGCTTCTGATTTGCGAGCGTTCCACCCTCCCCGGAGCCTGGCAGTTTCCGCAGGGTGGCGTGGACGCGGGCGAGTCGTTGGAGGATGCCTTGTTTCGCGAAGTTCGTGAGGAAATCGGTCTGCTGCCGCGCCATTACGAGGTGGTGCGGATGCTGGACGGCTACCGCTACCTCTATCCGGCGGAGGCCCGTGGCAAGAAGCTCAAGAAGCACGGCTTCCACGGCCAGGCCCAGACCTATTTCCTCTGTCATGTCCGTCCGGAGGCCCCGGAGGTGAATGTGGATCAGAGGCCGCGGGAATTCTCCTCCTACCGCTGGATCGCCCCGGACGAGTTCGAATTGGAGTGGCTGCCCGCCTTCAAACGCGACGTCTATCGGCGGGTGATGCGCGACTTTTTCGGAGTTCTTTTGTAA
- a CDS encoding sugar phosphate isomerase/epimerase family protein has product MPAFSTCWNNSRHSDGESMIEEIVALGFRSIELSHGMTIAKLPGIRKAYARGLFTCSGVHNYFPSPVEVMIDAPDAYEYTSHRPADRQRAMDMTLKTLELAAEFQAQYVVLHMGSVPMKSSKWTRPLTAMAGDGKQLTSEYAKEKISFVKKREKIAPLYFQRAIEALEAIAGRAAELGVKLAVESRSRFEDMPTEREMIRLQETFADNPWVGYWHDFGHVQLKHNLGLLDHGQWLERISPHLIGGHVHDVQWPARDHRTPFTGTLDYPDLIRHFPAGCPLVWELSPTRDAAEIRDSLAVWQRMFPDR; this is encoded by the coding sequence ATGCCCGCTTTCTCGACTTGCTGGAACAACAGCCGCCACTCGGACGGTGAATCCATGATCGAGGAAATCGTGGCGCTTGGTTTCCGCAGCATCGAGCTGTCGCACGGCATGACCATCGCGAAACTGCCGGGCATCCGGAAGGCCTATGCGCGCGGACTCTTCACCTGCTCCGGCGTTCACAACTACTTCCCCTCGCCTGTGGAAGTGATGATCGATGCCCCGGACGCCTACGAATACACCTCCCACCGCCCGGCCGACCGCCAGCGGGCGATGGACATGACCCTCAAGACGCTGGAGCTGGCCGCGGAATTCCAAGCGCAATACGTGGTCCTGCACATGGGCTCGGTCCCCATGAAGTCCTCGAAATGGACCCGCCCGCTCACCGCCATGGCCGGGGACGGAAAGCAACTCACATCGGAGTATGCGAAGGAGAAGATCTCCTTCGTCAAAAAGCGCGAGAAGATTGCTCCGCTGTATTTCCAGCGCGCCATCGAGGCGCTGGAAGCCATCGCCGGGAGAGCTGCTGAACTCGGCGTGAAACTCGCGGTGGAATCCCGCTCACGCTTCGAGGACATGCCCACGGAGCGGGAAATGATCCGCCTGCAGGAGACCTTCGCGGACAATCCATGGGTCGGCTACTGGCACGACTTCGGACACGTCCAGCTCAAGCACAATCTGGGCCTGCTCGACCACGGCCAGTGGCTCGAAAGGATTTCCCCGCACCTTATCGGAGGTCATGTCCACGATGTCCAATGGCCCGCCCGGGACCACCGCACGCCCTTCACGGGTACGCTGGACTATCCGGATCTGATCCGCCATTTCCCCGCCGGATGTCCGCTGGTATGGGAACTCTCACCCACCCGGGACGCAGCGGAGATCCGGGATTCGCTCGCCGTCTGGCAGCGGATGTTCCCGGACCGCTGA